In Aequorivita sp. H23M31, a single window of DNA contains:
- a CDS encoding SdpI family protein, producing MVFDFIDSLLMVLLLVGPIYVLAGMVMTLFPPKEINGLYGYRTRNSMKNQERWNFAQKYSAKEMIKLGGILLISSGLGLLFNPSKDMALILGIFLMVAITVVLFLKVEKEINRRFGKVD from the coding sequence ATGGTTTTTGATTTTATAGATTCTCTCTTAATGGTGCTGCTATTGGTGGGACCTATTTATGTGTTGGCAGGAATGGTTATGACGCTATTTCCACCAAAAGAAATAAATGGTTTATATGGCTATCGGACTCGCAATTCCATGAAAAATCAAGAAAGATGGAATTTTGCCCAAAAATATTCCGCAAAGGAAATGATTAAATTAGGGGGAATTCTGTTGATTTCATCTGGATTGGGATTGCTTTTCAATCCTTCAAAAGATATGGCTTTAATTCTCGGCATATTTCTGATGGTCGCAATAACAGTAGTTCTATTCCTAAAAGTAGAAAAGGAAATAAACAGGAGATTTGGTAAAGTAGACTAA